Proteins encoded within one genomic window of Geotalea daltonii FRC-32:
- a CDS encoding integration host factor subunit beta yields MTKSELIDKLVEANSVLSRKESEAIISIVFDSMSDALKSGEKVEIRGFGSFTIRARDAREARNPKSGELVKIPSKKTPFFKTGKELRERVNCA; encoded by the coding sequence ATGACAAAGAGTGAATTAATAGATAAGCTGGTGGAAGCAAACAGTGTGCTATCGCGCAAGGAATCCGAGGCTATCATATCCATAGTTTTCGATTCCATGAGTGATGCGCTTAAAAGCGGTGAAAAGGTGGAAATCAGAGGTTTCGGCAGTTTCACCATCCGGGCCCGCGATGCCCGCGAAGCAAGAAATCCTAAAAGTGGCGAATTGGTCAAGATTCCTTCGAAAAAGACTCCTTTCTTCAAGACCGGGAAAGAGTTGCGGGAACGGGTAAACTGCGCCTAG
- a CDS encoding lysophospholipid acyltransferase family protein codes for MKHIFWAIQTAIIYCLTLAAALLPASLAYRLGALAGLLIPHIVPKRRAVIIENINLSLPFMKSHHLWNSKCEDAGELARGTFKNLGRSLMEICRLYHGRGEDVIANIEIRGRENYEAARAKGKGLIFLSGHCGNWELMSLTLSSLFGREVSGVARRQDNPYLNRMVEQMRSRYNSRLIYKQGALKGILSALKKREMVGMLADQAVFPEEGYLVDVIGRKAWTSKAPVIIARKSGVPLIPVFIHREEERHVLTFYPEHLFSGDMSDEGIKKETQALSRYVENYVVAHPTQWYWVHRRWKRAGAAI; via the coding sequence GTGAAACACATCTTTTGGGCAATTCAAACCGCTATCATCTATTGTCTCACCCTGGCCGCAGCTCTTCTGCCCGCTTCCTTAGCTTACCGCCTGGGGGCGCTGGCGGGGCTCCTGATTCCCCATATAGTCCCAAAAAGGCGTGCTGTCATAATCGAAAACATCAATCTTTCGCTTCCATTCATGAAGTCCCATCATCTTTGGAATTCGAAATGCGAAGACGCTGGAGAACTGGCCCGTGGAACTTTTAAAAATCTGGGCAGATCGTTGATGGAGATCTGTCGCCTTTACCATGGCCGGGGGGAAGATGTCATTGCCAATATCGAAATACGCGGTAGGGAAAACTATGAGGCGGCCAGAGCAAAGGGGAAAGGTTTGATCTTTCTCAGCGGCCACTGCGGCAACTGGGAACTTATGTCACTGACCCTCAGCAGCCTCTTCGGCAGAGAAGTTTCCGGAGTAGCCCGCCGTCAGGATAATCCCTACCTTAACAGGATGGTGGAGCAGATGCGCTCACGCTACAACAGCCGACTGATATACAAACAGGGAGCACTGAAAGGAATTCTTTCTGCCTTGAAAAAGCGGGAGATGGTGGGCATGCTGGCTGATCAGGCTGTTTTCCCCGAGGAAGGATACCTGGTTGACGTCATAGGGCGAAAGGCCTGGACCTCCAAGGCTCCGGTAATCATTGCCAGGAAAAGCGGCGTGCCGCTGATTCCAGTCTTCATCCATCGTGAAGAAGAACGACATGTGCTCACTTTTTACCCCGAACATCTTTTCAGCGGGGACATGAGCGATGAAGGGATCAAAAAGGAAACCCAAGCCCTGTCACGCTATGTGGAAAATTATGTGGTAGCACACCCGACCCAGTGGTACTGGGTGCACCGGCGCTGGAAACGAGCCGGAGCGGCTATTTAA
- a CDS encoding L,D-transpeptidase, which translates to MIMPPGETMRRVFSTGLVLWIIFFFAAAFAAEEEKKLSPCEISYPSDVKIPWTCHRLKKNESMESLFGDRWQSVARFNRIDRRHALPGTRLKIPVNLEDVENFAPVPAELAYEASDKDPKFILIDLTEQFLGVYDKGRLVFSSPIASGKSDFITPPGEFRIDAYSGRHESSLYTIEDKDIPYPMHYGLRFLVNEEGVEYWIHGRDMPGYPASHGCVGLYDEDMQKEYYGFPDYPLMDTARKLFEWAISPNHDVDGKLHPLKRGPRVLIVGEPPGGADGPPNMAPGP; encoded by the coding sequence ATGATTATGCCACCCGGTGAAACGATGCGCAGGGTCTTCAGTACCGGGCTTGTACTGTGGATTATCTTCTTCTTTGCCGCTGCCTTTGCCGCCGAAGAGGAGAAAAAGCTTTCTCCCTGCGAAATCAGCTATCCCAGCGATGTGAAGATTCCATGGACCTGCCATAGGCTGAAGAAAAACGAAAGCATGGAGAGTCTCTTCGGCGACCGGTGGCAGAGTGTCGCCCGGTTCAACCGCATAGACCGGCGCCATGCTCTGCCGGGTACCAGACTGAAAATCCCGGTGAATTTGGAGGATGTAGAGAATTTTGCTCCGGTTCCCGCTGAACTGGCGTACGAAGCCTCGGATAAGGACCCGAAATTCATCCTCATCGACCTGACGGAGCAGTTCCTTGGTGTCTATGACAAAGGCAGGCTTGTCTTTTCATCCCCCATCGCTTCGGGAAAGAGTGATTTCATCACCCCTCCGGGCGAATTCCGCATCGATGCCTATAGCGGCAGACACGAATCGTCCCTCTATACAATCGAAGATAAGGACATTCCCTATCCCATGCACTACGGTCTGCGATTCCTGGTGAACGAGGAGGGTGTCGAATACTGGATCCATGGCCGTGACATGCCCGGCTATCCTGCTTCCCACGGCTGTGTAGGGCTCTACGATGAGGATATGCAGAAGGAGTACTATGGCTTTCCTGACTATCCGCTGATGGACACGGCCAGGAAACTGTTTGAATGGGCAATATCCCCCAATCATGACGTAGACGGGAAATTGCACCCCTTGAAAAGGGGACCACGGGTCCTCATCGTTGGAGAGCCTCCCGGAGGAGCGGACGGACCGCCGAACATGGCCCCCGGCCCCTGA
- a CDS encoding M48 family metallopeptidase, which translates to MNLSRGTIIHGKDTICFNVLYVARKTLEIAVHPDSRVVVKAPVGTLFDEVQKRVVKRAGWIKRQLDYFRQFEPRTPPRRYLGGETHLYLGRHYRLKVVKGDENMVKLVRGHMCVSLAEPSPETVKALLDQWYRQKAVAKFNDNFDRCWPSFKKILGEKPKIQIRRMSKRWGSLSKGGILTLNTELIRAPRECIEYVITHELCHMECHDHSSAFYDLLEKVMPDWEKRKHKLELALV; encoded by the coding sequence GTGAATCTCTCCAGAGGCACCATTATCCACGGGAAGGACACCATCTGCTTCAATGTCTTATATGTGGCCAGAAAGACGTTGGAAATAGCGGTCCATCCTGACAGCAGAGTGGTGGTGAAGGCTCCAGTCGGCACCCTTTTCGACGAGGTGCAAAAGAGGGTAGTAAAACGTGCAGGGTGGATAAAAAGGCAGTTGGATTACTTTCGGCAATTCGAACCGAGAACGCCGCCAAGGCGGTATCTGGGGGGAGAGACACACCTGTACCTTGGACGGCATTACCGGCTGAAGGTAGTTAAGGGGGACGAAAATATGGTGAAGCTGGTCCGGGGCCATATGTGTGTTTCTCTGGCCGAGCCTTCCCCTGAAACGGTGAAGGCACTACTGGATCAATGGTACAGACAAAAAGCAGTAGCTAAATTCAATGACAACTTTGACCGATGCTGGCCGTCATTCAAGAAAATACTAGGAGAAAAGCCGAAGATTCAGATTCGGCGGATGAGTAAACGATGGGGAAGCTTGTCCAAAGGGGGAATTCTTACCCTCAACACCGAGCTGATCCGTGCGCCGAGGGAATGTATCGAGTATGTCATTACCCACGAGTTGTGCCATATGGAGTGCCACGACCACAGCTCAGCCTTTTATGATCTACTGGAAAAGGTAATGCCTGACTGGGAAAAGCGAAAGCATAAGCTGGAGTTGGCACTGGTTTAA
- a CDS encoding cytochrome c3 family protein, producing the protein MRKTVFVSLLLVSMLFVSTLAFAKADKWGNKEDRCEKCHSEKQNALTAASAVTTNSLMAAEATVAVVNSHKTSAPIPSSMKQQMITWLTANNLPLPADPAVNWSMSCNTCHVVHGTNPRVYPGLLRYNLLNGELCQMCHGGTINTAINWTTPEARRVLYAPSNPGKLQADGITEIVPPAAPKYAQTVRGTVNFPLTAFTGIHSGRVTADLAYKVTIPGSIFGERIVSPASHMSWQFEPEMITWDTTLEANRPYIVVITPFTPSTSVEATPVVLSVLVDNTTAP; encoded by the coding sequence ATGAGGAAAACTGTTTTCGTATCGTTACTGCTTGTCTCAATGCTGTTTGTCTCGACCCTGGCGTTTGCAAAGGCTGATAAGTGGGGTAACAAGGAAGACCGCTGTGAAAAGTGCCATAGCGAGAAGCAAAACGCTCTGACCGCTGCAAGCGCGGTAACCACCAATAGCCTGATGGCTGCGGAGGCAACGGTAGCGGTGGTCAACAGCCACAAGACTTCGGCACCAATTCCGTCGTCAATGAAGCAGCAGATGATCACCTGGCTGACCGCGAACAACCTGCCGCTACCGGCCGACCCTGCCGTCAACTGGTCCATGTCCTGCAATACATGTCACGTCGTGCATGGTACCAACCCGCGGGTCTATCCAGGGCTCTTGCGTTATAACCTGCTCAATGGCGAACTCTGCCAGATGTGCCATGGCGGAACCATCAACACTGCCATCAACTGGACCACCCCCGAGGCCCGCCGGGTCCTCTATGCCCCCAGTAATCCGGGAAAACTTCAGGCAGACGGTATCACCGAAATTGTACCTCCGGCCGCGCCCAAATACGCCCAGACGGTCCGCGGTACCGTCAACTTCCCCCTTACCGCCTTCACCGGCATTCACTCGGGTAGAGTCACCGCTGATCTGGCGTATAAAGTCACCATTCCAGGGTCGATCTTCGGCGAGCGGATCGTTTCGCCCGCCAGCCACATGAGCTGGCAGTTCGAGCCTGAAATGATCACCTGGGATACGACTCTGGAGGCCAACCGCCCCTACATTGTCGTCATAACCCCTTTCACACCGTCAACATCCGTTGAGGCAACACCGGTCGTCCTCTCGGTATTAGTCGACAATACGACAGCGCCATAA
- a CDS encoding DUF2959 family protein: protein MKVKTRFGIIVTTLLLGSTAYLNGCATMGMGKGEAAKTTTKVQAAETGLKQTLAQVDATQASLDSLIEPGQADVKNKFDAYSADVEKMDKMAKQLEKDQSKMQEQQREYLAEWEKKERTYTDPSLREASGQRRAALNSAYSEVPKASTQFQDALNGYLSQIKQIQTQLSLDLTNKGIESITPAAQKALSDGGRLKDTAEPVITAMERVMSEMAREGSGAAAGGQ from the coding sequence ATGAAAGTCAAAACTCGGTTCGGAATCATCGTCACAACACTGCTCCTCGGCAGCACTGCCTATTTGAACGGCTGCGCAACGATGGGAATGGGAAAAGGCGAAGCCGCAAAGACAACCACCAAGGTACAAGCCGCAGAAACCGGTTTGAAACAAACTCTTGCGCAGGTGGACGCAACTCAGGCTTCGCTGGATAGCCTCATCGAGCCGGGTCAGGCCGATGTAAAGAACAAATTCGATGCCTATTCAGCCGATGTGGAAAAGATGGACAAGATGGCAAAACAATTGGAGAAAGACCAATCTAAAATGCAGGAACAACAAAGGGAATATCTAGCCGAATGGGAGAAGAAAGAAAGAACCTACACCGATCCTAGTCTTAGAGAGGCCAGCGGCCAGCGCCGTGCCGCGTTGAACAGCGCTTATAGCGAAGTACCCAAGGCGAGCACGCAATTTCAGGATGCGCTCAATGGCTACCTGTCCCAAATCAAACAGATACAGACTCAGCTTTCACTCGACCTCACCAACAAAGGAATCGAATCAATTACTCCTGCCGCCCAGAAGGCACTTAGTGATGGTGGAAGGCTTAAGGATACGGCAGAGCCTGTCATAACCGCAATGGAACGGGTAATGTCCGAGATGGCTCGCGAAGGTAGTGGGGCCGCGGCTGGCGGGCAATAA
- a CDS encoding Ig-like domain-containing protein, with amino-acid sequence MGKQRFKIFMAVVVALLCGAAGQGEAGTPVFGNMSGLTVPASYKVTNLDFSAIAINDAGQVLSSDCRFYDKGNVISIYTPVQPCIGVGLNNAGQALVFGGYQSPVTYIYSNGNLTQLNTAPWYSPSWIVRPEGINDSGKVIATAEYSGWLSYSVLFDTVNGTSTNLSAMIPGVGYNGPRTITNKGDVSGWYWDANYSSQGYVIRSNIFSQVPYFYPVINDNGVTVGNRSVLDPVTGTRYEHMFYSKNGMEVDLGNFGGSYIRAEAVNEAGLAVGYGAYNPTINGLNYGFVTDGRKLYNLNDLVPAGTPTISTASGINAYGQIAAGVILTPITPPVTTAYPDIAAGKVSLQALDYDFGVKALHYSLNGEAEVVEASGAATIQLVPGVTNTVSYYAIDNADNVETARTITVNLDTVPPVTTPVLNGYVGQNGWFTSAVQVALSAIDNSSGIARTEYSPDGVNWTVYTAPLNITASGVTTVYYRSVDTNNNTEATKSIAVSIDQAAPVTTAVVSGTLGTNGLYTSAVKVALSGIDTASGIARTEYSVDQTTWTAYAATVDIQTDSTTTVYYRSVDLAGNVEAVKSVTFTIDKTAPFIGSMNPAANAVNVPIASSITIIFSEDISTGGAFAGVALMRGLTKVATLNTVSGNTVTIKPVKLLGKMATYTVTVPAGAVIDAAGNNSAASSFSFTTGRR; translated from the coding sequence ATGGGAAAACAAAGATTCAAGATATTCATGGCTGTGGTTGTTGCATTGCTTTGTGGGGCAGCCGGGCAGGGCGAGGCCGGTACACCTGTCTTCGGCAACATGTCGGGGCTTACCGTACCGGCAAGCTACAAGGTGACTAACCTGGATTTCAGTGCCATCGCAATCAACGACGCAGGGCAGGTGCTTTCCAGTGACTGCCGTTTCTATGACAAAGGCAATGTCATAAGTATCTACACGCCGGTGCAGCCGTGCATCGGTGTCGGTCTGAACAACGCCGGCCAGGCTCTTGTCTTTGGTGGCTACCAGAGTCCCGTCACCTACATTTACTCCAACGGGAATCTAACCCAGCTCAACACGGCACCATGGTACTCCCCTTCATGGATTGTCAGACCTGAAGGCATTAACGATTCGGGAAAGGTCATTGCTACTGCCGAGTACAGTGGCTGGCTCAGCTACTCGGTTCTTTTCGACACGGTTAATGGGACCAGTACCAACCTTTCGGCGATGATTCCCGGCGTGGGCTATAATGGCCCGCGAACCATTACCAATAAGGGGGATGTTTCCGGCTGGTACTGGGATGCAAACTACTCTTCACAGGGCTATGTCATACGGAGCAATATCTTTTCCCAGGTGCCCTACTTTTACCCCGTCATAAATGATAACGGAGTGACCGTGGGGAATCGCTCGGTGCTTGATCCTGTTACCGGCACCAGGTACGAGCACATGTTTTATTCGAAAAACGGGATGGAGGTGGATCTGGGCAATTTCGGCGGTTCCTACATCAGGGCGGAAGCAGTCAACGAGGCGGGGCTGGCCGTGGGATACGGTGCCTATAACCCTACTATCAATGGGTTGAACTACGGTTTTGTTACCGATGGGCGCAAGCTCTATAACCTCAATGACCTGGTCCCGGCCGGAACACCGACGATTTCGACTGCAAGCGGCATCAACGCCTATGGACAGATCGCAGCGGGGGTGATCCTGACCCCGATTACTCCTCCTGTTACCACAGCGTATCCTGACATTGCCGCAGGGAAGGTCAGTCTGCAGGCTTTAGATTACGATTTCGGCGTTAAAGCTCTCCATTACTCTCTCAACGGGGAGGCCGAAGTCGTTGAGGCTTCCGGTGCTGCAACCATTCAGCTCGTTCCCGGGGTAACCAACACCGTCAGCTATTATGCAATCGATAACGCCGATAATGTGGAAACGGCCCGAACCATCACCGTCAATCTCGACACCGTTCCCCCTGTGACCACCCCGGTGCTCAATGGCTATGTCGGGCAAAACGGCTGGTTTACATCGGCGGTTCAGGTGGCCCTATCGGCAATCGATAACTCATCGGGGATCGCCAGAACCGAATACAGCCCGGACGGCGTTAACTGGACGGTCTACACCGCTCCGCTCAACATAACTGCCAGCGGCGTCACCACCGTTTACTATCGGTCTGTGGACACAAATAACAACACCGAGGCTACGAAATCCATTGCCGTGTCCATAGATCAGGCTGCTCCGGTTACGACTGCCGTCGTCTCTGGAACCCTGGGAACCAATGGTTTGTACACCTCTGCCGTAAAAGTGGCACTAAGCGGCATCGATACAGCATCGGGTATTGCCAGGACAGAATACAGCGTTGATCAAACTACCTGGACTGCCTATGCTGCTACCGTCGATATCCAAACCGATAGCACCACCACGGTATACTACCGCTCGGTTGATTTGGCCGGAAACGTCGAAGCAGTGAAGAGCGTAACCTTTACCATCGACAAAACCGCTCCCTTCATCGGCAGCATGAATCCTGCTGCCAATGCCGTCAACGTCCCAATCGCCTCAAGCATTACTATCATCTTCAGCGAAGATATATCAACGGGAGGGGCATTTGCCGGCGTCGCTCTCATGCGGGGCTTGACCAAAGTTGCAACCTTAAATACCGTTTCGGGCAACACTGTTACCATCAAGCCTGTCAAATTGCTTGGCAAGATGGCTACTTACACTGTTACCGTTCCGGCCGGTGCCGTCATCGATGCTGCGGGTAACAACAGTGCCGCCAGTAGCTTCAGCTTCACCACCGGCAGACGCTAG
- a CDS encoding AMIN domain-containing protein, giving the protein MQNFRSLCLVWMFLVFSGLNGTALAKSNPTLQDVRVSRPGSGAHMEIIADSPLTYTYYRMPDLLKVVIDLALVDPGEVSPVISSSGLISKITVEKKEVTTFSLTRIVINLESDADFSVHPDAGDRSRLMVSFRPRSSETVTGKTEDSHAEQMHDKILEDSAAAPVGVPETAALVSVPAPVPVPIPVSQPLAAAIPGSAVEKVAAAPAPEPLKTLPADKRILLPVVPQPNPSRTINGIRINNNSLEIAANSRLDDYKAFTLINPARLVIDVPMSKTPLAAKEIPLRRFGLSKARVGNYPDKVRMVFDADGSNFPSYRIDRNDKGLAIVFPAKK; this is encoded by the coding sequence ATGCAAAACTTCAGATCCCTTTGTTTGGTGTGGATGTTTCTCGTATTTTCCGGCCTTAACGGCACTGCTCTCGCCAAATCCAATCCTACCCTGCAAGACGTGCGTGTCTCAAGACCAGGTTCTGGCGCCCATATGGAAATCATCGCCGACAGTCCCCTCACCTACACCTATTACCGCATGCCGGACCTGCTTAAGGTTGTTATCGACCTGGCCCTCGTTGATCCTGGCGAGGTAAGCCCAGTCATCTCCAGTTCCGGTCTCATATCCAAAATAACCGTTGAGAAAAAAGAGGTAACAACCTTTTCACTGACCAGAATCGTGATCAATCTGGAATCGGACGCCGATTTTTCGGTTCATCCCGATGCAGGCGACAGGTCCAGGTTGATGGTTAGCTTTCGGCCCAGGAGCAGTGAAACTGTGACCGGGAAAACAGAAGATAGCCACGCAGAACAGATGCACGATAAAATACTTGAAGACTCTGCCGCTGCCCCTGTCGGAGTCCCTGAAACCGCTGCCCTCGTGTCAGTTCCTGCCCCTGTCCCCGTCCCGATACCAGTCTCTCAGCCGCTGGCAGCTGCAATACCCGGTTCTGCCGTCGAAAAAGTAGCCGCCGCACCAGCTCCGGAGCCACTGAAAACCCTTCCAGCTGACAAACGCATACTGCTGCCGGTCGTGCCGCAGCCCAATCCGTCCCGCACCATCAATGGGATCCGCATCAATAACAATAGCCTGGAAATTGCGGCCAATTCACGGCTGGATGACTATAAAGCCTTTACCCTGATCAATCCGGCCCGGCTTGTAATAGATGTGCCCATGAGCAAAACCCCTCTGGCAGCGAAAGAAATCCCCTTGCGACGCTTCGGGTTGTCAAAGGCACGTGTCGGTAATTACCCAGACAAAGTCCGCATGGTTTTCGATGCTGACGGAAGCAATTTTCCCTCCTACAGAATTGACCGGAATGACAAGGGCTTGGCCATAGTCTTTCCGGCAAAGAAGTGA
- a CDS encoding cytochrome c3 family protein, which translates to MQLRLTLLAFLFLLATPLFSQAKETKDVQFKFDNADPVVFSHDIHLKQYNNNCRICHNAIFDLRKRRHFTMAEMEKTKSCGACHSGVKTFSVADEKSCDRCHKGKPRNITYKVKGATDAAFSHNSHLKSLGGKCKSCHNGKVITGKEGRVTMAQMEKGKTCGACHNGSKAFTVAGNCGNCHKGMTPKELTFKTKGISAASFSHKVHTGMFSCKDCHTKIFSYKAGAKHFTMEDMGKGKSCGACHNGKEAFSSSGDCDKCHKGFKPGNITFKTDSGDATFSHDFHLGMYKCIDCHTKVFPYKAGAKHATMGQMESGASCGACHNAKDAFSVAGDCEKCHKM; encoded by the coding sequence ATGCAGCTTCGCCTCACCCTCCTGGCATTTCTCTTTCTTTTGGCCACCCCGCTTTTCAGTCAGGCAAAGGAAACCAAAGACGTCCAGTTCAAGTTTGACAATGCCGACCCGGTCGTATTCAGTCACGACATTCATTTGAAACAATACAACAACAACTGCAGAATTTGCCACAATGCCATCTTTGATCTGAGAAAGCGCCGCCACTTCACCATGGCCGAAATGGAAAAGACAAAGTCCTGCGGCGCCTGCCATTCCGGCGTCAAAACCTTCAGCGTTGCCGATGAAAAATCCTGCGACCGCTGTCACAAAGGAAAACCACGCAATATAACCTACAAGGTCAAAGGTGCCACAGACGCAGCTTTCAGCCACAATTCCCACCTTAAATCGCTGGGGGGAAAATGCAAAAGCTGCCACAACGGCAAGGTCATAACCGGCAAGGAAGGTCGTGTGACCATGGCGCAGATGGAAAAAGGCAAAACCTGCGGCGCATGCCACAACGGCAGCAAAGCCTTCACTGTTGCCGGCAACTGCGGTAACTGCCACAAGGGTATGACTCCGAAGGAGCTAACCTTCAAAACAAAGGGTATAAGTGCTGCATCCTTCAGCCATAAAGTCCACACCGGAATGTTCAGCTGCAAGGATTGTCATACCAAGATTTTTTCATACAAGGCCGGTGCAAAGCACTTCACCATGGAAGACATGGGGAAGGGAAAATCCTGCGGTGCATGTCACAACGGCAAGGAAGCCTTCTCCTCCAGCGGTGATTGCGACAAGTGCCACAAAGGGTTCAAGCCTGGCAACATTACCTTCAAGACCGACTCAGGGGACGCAACTTTCAGTCATGATTTCCATCTGGGCATGTACAAATGTATAGATTGTCACACCAAGGTTTTCCCCTATAAGGCCGGCGCAAAGCACGCTACCATGGGCCAGATGGAAAGCGGCGCATCCTGCGGCGCATGCCACAATGCCAAGGATGCCTTCTCGGTAGCAGGAGACTGCGAGAAATGCCACAAAATGTAA
- a CDS encoding DUF4124 domain-containing protein: MKIVFIVLMSVCLWMPASESQAAVYQWVDDKGVVHFTDNADKIPSKYLNKVRERESVNGSVTVTPSTVQPSKQPDRGDTVDRAPVREDEGVWRSRFSGLREEKKQVERGLVAKKEKLATLRRKKAAYGRGSDRTAYYDQYAEIERDETRIKELEQRLRDLDAEAGRAGVPLEWRQ; this comes from the coding sequence ATGAAGATCGTTTTTATTGTCCTGATGTCCGTCTGCCTTTGGATGCCGGCATCAGAATCACAGGCTGCAGTTTACCAGTGGGTGGACGACAAGGGGGTCGTTCATTTCACCGACAATGCCGACAAAATACCCTCGAAATATTTGAACAAGGTGCGGGAGAGAGAATCGGTCAATGGTTCGGTCACTGTCACCCCTTCAACTGTTCAGCCAAGCAAACAGCCGGATAGGGGAGATACTGTCGACAGGGCACCCGTCCGTGAAGACGAAGGAGTGTGGCGCTCCCGTTTCAGTGGATTGCGTGAGGAGAAAAAGCAGGTCGAACGCGGGCTTGTGGCAAAGAAGGAAAAACTGGCTACCTTGAGGCGAAAAAAGGCCGCTTATGGGCGAGGCAGTGACCGAACTGCTTATTATGACCAATATGCCGAGATTGAAAGGGATGAAACGCGGATCAAGGAGTTGGAACAGAGACTTCGAGATCTGGACGCTGAGGCGGGAAGGGCGGGGGTTCCTCTGGAGTGGCGGCAGTAA
- a CDS encoding tetratricopeptide repeat protein has protein sequence MKKILFMMFLILSGCATGREGSGVLHHGRDSSLARAVKLYDEGKEHEAEKWLREVVSKEGVAGVTDEALFRLSLIQLKAGIVREDMEQSLKRLETLQRDYPSSPWTRLSVPLVAVIKEAQRQNREIRALAREIPSLKGHNLSLIKENKELRKTIEQLKHLDMELEKKPRRR, from the coding sequence ATGAAGAAAATACTATTCATGATGTTTTTGATACTGAGCGGCTGCGCCACCGGCAGGGAAGGAAGCGGCGTCCTGCACCATGGTCGGGACAGCAGCCTTGCACGGGCAGTGAAGCTGTATGATGAAGGAAAAGAACATGAAGCGGAAAAATGGCTCAGAGAGGTGGTCTCAAAGGAAGGGGTAGCGGGAGTAACCGACGAAGCTCTGTTTCGCCTGAGCCTGATACAGCTGAAAGCCGGCATTGTCAGGGAGGACATGGAGCAGTCCTTGAAAAGGCTGGAAACACTGCAACGGGATTATCCATCCAGTCCATGGACGCGGTTGTCCGTGCCGCTTGTGGCCGTCATCAAAGAGGCCCAACGCCAGAACAGGGAGATAAGGGCGCTGGCCAGGGAAATACCCAGTCTGAAGGGACACAACCTCTCACTGATAAAGGAAAACAAGGAACTGCGGAAGACCATTGAGCAGCTGAAACATCTGGATATGGAACTGGAAAAGAAACCGAGGCGGCGTTAG